Proteins found in one Apostichopus japonicus isolate 1M-3 chromosome 16, ASM3797524v1, whole genome shotgun sequence genomic segment:
- the LOC139982492 gene encoding uncharacterized protein: MIWQVAVNPIVTDKPSTCDNTEQLQKEIPNLFPACAVTRAMSKKLQEVSNSDHSSFSNETNSKHRESPKKCPPKEAFHNSQAEFNLADTFLGRLYNDPDPPLGPLSSLPNGVNPEQSNSVPFEVFSSDSLSREQLLLEQEKDPELTLLCDKAITEDEAENVPVCFYLKKGILMRKWRPPDVSAFDEWRVYHQVVVPKVYRSDVLSLAHETPFSGHLGVNKTYHRIFNHFFWPNLKKDVSYFCRTCHTCQLVGKPNQTIPPAPLKPIPAFEEPFSRVIIDCVGPLPKTKSGNQYMLTIMCASTRFPEAIPVRDIKAKTVCKVLIKFFTLVGLPKSVQSDQGSNFMSRVFQQAMYQLNIRQVTSSAYHPQSQGALERFHQTLKSMIRTYCFENVKDWDEGVHFLMFAARESIQESLGFSPFELVFGHRVRGPLKMLKEKWMCETEDLNILDYVCKFKYRLHRACEIARENLKSAQNSMKLRYDKRAVDRSFSPGNKVLVFLPVPNSPLHARYFGPYVIHKKVSDTDYIVLTPDRRKSKRLCHINMLKKYYERNSKDNSFKITSSIVTSEVDCEDEVEGQNVPEMCIKLQNSDVMSNLDKKLCHLSTAQSEQIGSLLRDFSHLFSDSPTRTNLVYHDVDVGDSKSIKQHPYRMNPVKSKHLRDEIQYMLKHDIIEPSDSEWSSPCILVPKPDGSFRFCTDYRKVNTVTRTDSYPIPRVDDCIDRIGNARFVTKFDLLKGYWEIPLTDRAKRVSAFVTPDGLFQYKVMPFGMKNAPATFQRLLNNITASLENCEVYIDDIIVYSNSWYEHVTRIRSLFEKLTEANLTVNLVKSEIAHANVIFLGHVVGQGEVTPVKAKVEAIDKYPVPATRKQ; the protein is encoded by the coding sequence TTAATTTGGCTGATACCTTTTTGGGTCGCCTTTATAATGATCCCGACCCTCCTTTGGGTCCCCTAAGTTCGTTACCAAACGGTGTGAACCCAGAACAGTCAAACTCTGTTCCTTTTGAGGTGTTCTCTTCTGATTCCCTGTCAAGAGAACAACTCCTGTTAGAGCAGGAAAAAGATCCTGAACTAACCTTGCTGTGCGACAAGGCAATCACCGAGGACGAAGCAGAAAACGTCCCGGTTTGTTTTTACCTTAAAAAGGGTATATTAATGAGAAAGTGGAGACCACCAGATGTATCCGCATTTGATGAGTGGCGAGTTTATCACCAAGTGGTCGTTCCTAAAGTCTATAGGTCTGATGTATTAAGTTTGGCACATGAGACGCCTTTTTCTGGTCATCTTGGCGTTAACAAAACATACCATCGTATTTTTAATCACTTCTTTTGGCCAAATCTTAAGAAAGATGTTTCTTATTTCTGTAGAACATGTCATACATGTCAACTAGTGGGTAAACCGAATCAAACAATCCCACCAGCACCACTTAAACCAATTCCCGCTTTTGAAGAGCCTTTTAGTAGAGTGATCATAGATTGCGTCGGTCCTCTACCGAAAACTAAATCTGGTAACCAGTATATGCTTACTATAATGTGCGCATCGACAAGGTTCCCCGAAGCTATTCCTGTTAGGGATATTAAGGCTAAGACCGTGTGTAAGGTTTTGATTAAATTCTTTACTTTGGTTGGTTTACCAAAGTCTGTTCAATCCGATCAGGGTTCAAATTTTATGTCAAGAGTTTTCCAACAAGCTATGTATCAGTTGAATATTAGACAAGTTACATCTAGCGCTTATCATCCACAAAGCCAAGGTGCGTTGGAAAGATTCCACCAAACATTGAAGAGTATGATTAGGacatattgttttgaaaatgtaaaagattgGGATGAAGGTGTTCATTTCTTAATGTTTGCTGCCCGAGAGTCAATTCAAGAGTCATTAGGGTTTAGCCCGTTCGAGCTTGTGTTTGGTCACAGAGTTCGTGGTCCActaaaaatgttgaaagaaaaGTGGATGTGCGAGACAGAAGACCTGAATATTCTTGATTATGTCTGTAAGTTCAAGTACAGACTTCACAGAGCATGTGAGATTGCCAGAGAAAACCTAAAGAGTGCTCAAAATAGCATGAAACTTAGATATGACAAACGTGCGGTAGATAGATCATTTTCACCTGGAAACAAGGTATTAGTGTTTTTGCCAGTTCCTAATTCACCATTGCATGCTCGATATTTTGGCCCTTATGTTATTCACAAAAAAGTGAGTGACACTGATTACATTGTTTTGACTCCGGACAGACGTAAATCCAAGAGATTGTGTCATATTAACATGCTTAAGAAATATTACGAGAGAAACTCTAAGGATAATAGTTTCAAGATTACGTCATCAATTGTTACTTCTGAAGTAGATTGTGAAGATGAGGTCGAAGGTCAAAATGTTCCAGAAATGTGTATTAAATTGCAAAATTCTGATGTAATGTCAAACCTTGATAAGAAGTTATGCCATTTGTCAACTGCTCAAAGTGAGCAAATCGGTTCATTGTTGCGAGATTTTTCACATCTATTTTCAGACAGTCCGACCAGGACTAATCTAGTGTATCACGATGTTGATGTGGGTGATTCGAAGTCAATTAAGCAACACCCATATAGAATGAATCCTGTAAAATCTAAGCATCTGCGTGATGAAATTCAGTATATGTTGAAACATGATATTATTGAACCTAGCGACAGTGAGTGGTCTTCTCCATGTATTTTGGTTCCCAAACCAGACGGAAGTTTTAGATTTTGTACCGATTATCGGAAAGTAAACACCGTTACACGGACCGATTCATACCCCATCCCTAGAGTGGATGATTGTATTGATAGAATTGGTAATGCAAGGTTCGTAACGAAGTTTGACTTGCTAAAAGGGTACTGGGAAATACCACTCACTGATCGAGCTAAGAGAGTGTCGGCATTCGTTACACCCGATGGGTTATTTCAATATAAAGTAATGCCGTTCGGAATGAAGAACGCTCCAGCGACATTCCAACGTTTGTTAAACAATATAACTGCCAGTTTAGAAAATTGTGAAGTTTATATTGATGACATTATTGTGTATAGCAACTCGTGGTATGAGCATGTAACTCGTATTAGATCACTTTTTGAGAAGTTAACTGAGGCAAATCTTACTGTAAATCTTGTCAAAAGTGAGATTGCACATGCAAATGTTATTTTTCTAGGTCACGTGGTTGGTCAAGGCGAGGTAACACCCGTCAAGGCCAAGGTTGAGGCTATTGACAAATATCCAGTCCCAGCTACGAGAAAGCAATGA